The following proteins are encoded in a genomic region of Leptospira fainei serovar Hurstbridge str. BUT 6:
- a CDS encoding alkaline phosphatase family protein: MRRFKPLFVIFAVTIAFSSIFTAPSSVAPIRPKLVVVISVDQLAANLIDPKSLKTWGGEFTRGFKILQEEGIYFTNSYHAHGFTETGPGHSVILSGRFPTHTKITQNSWTDPENGEEIYCVTDKDTDILESKKKGTGASPKHFDGTTIGDWLLSQVPNSRVYTFAGKDRAAVLMGGTKPSGAFWFDEESFIFTTSTFYGKELPQWLESYNKKVLNRFAEDITWKLPTHRNFNSGKYQVGTYSLNTGANKAIYKAGSPLDKSTYLRYRASPFFDDAVIEGAIRLIDEEKLGQGETTDLIAIGLSATDYIGHGFGNQGPEMRDQLLHLDEIIGTFIEKMRVSHPDAWIILTADHGAPDLTERLMEAGKDANRIDPDVWRRKFVKEVAARLGTGEAELFWKIRDPSQIYIRPKYNLDKAGVSKEKVMAASLEVLKTMPGVLTAISADELQKLDPPSKNDSEQYSIKERLRLSYVPGRSGDILVAFKEYTAIGDTDKFEYLVHHGSPHDYDRKVPLIFLGPWTAKKVSKPTKIVDLAPTLAKYLGLKQVGKVDGQILPLE; encoded by the coding sequence ATGCGCCGATTTAAACCCCTTTTTGTAATTTTTGCGGTTACGATCGCTTTTAGTTCAATCTTTACTGCACCATCGTCCGTCGCACCGATTCGACCCAAATTGGTCGTCGTAATTTCCGTCGATCAACTTGCCGCCAACTTGATCGATCCGAAGTCTCTCAAAACGTGGGGAGGAGAATTTACTAGAGGTTTCAAAATACTCCAGGAAGAAGGCATTTATTTCACGAATTCCTATCACGCTCACGGTTTTACCGAAACGGGGCCGGGTCATTCCGTTATTCTTTCCGGCCGCTTCCCGACTCATACTAAGATTACTCAAAACAGTTGGACGGATCCCGAGAATGGCGAGGAAATTTATTGCGTTACCGATAAAGATACCGACATTTTAGAATCGAAGAAGAAAGGAACCGGGGCCAGCCCGAAACACTTCGATGGAACTACGATTGGCGATTGGCTTTTATCTCAGGTCCCGAATTCCAGAGTTTATACGTTTGCCGGTAAGGATAGAGCGGCCGTTTTGATGGGTGGCACAAAACCGTCCGGCGCATTTTGGTTTGACGAAGAGTCGTTTATCTTTACGACCTCCACGTTTTACGGAAAGGAATTACCCCAATGGTTGGAATCGTATAACAAAAAAGTTTTAAATCGATTCGCCGAAGATATCACTTGGAAACTACCGACTCATAGAAATTTTAATTCCGGGAAATATCAAGTTGGAACGTATTCCCTGAACACCGGAGCGAATAAAGCGATCTATAAGGCCGGAAGTCCACTCGATAAATCGACCTATCTCCGGTACCGTGCATCTCCGTTTTTCGACGACGCGGTTATCGAAGGAGCGATTCGCTTAATCGATGAGGAAAAATTAGGTCAGGGAGAAACGACGGATCTGATCGCAATCGGATTATCAGCCACCGATTACATCGGCCACGGATTCGGAAACCAAGGACCGGAAATGCGAGACCAACTTTTGCATCTGGACGAGATTATCGGTACGTTTATCGAAAAAATGCGAGTTTCGCATCCGGACGCCTGGATTATTCTTACTGCCGATCATGGAGCTCCCGATTTAACGGAGCGTCTTATGGAAGCTGGAAAGGATGCAAATCGAATCGATCCGGACGTCTGGAGACGCAAATTTGTAAAGGAAGTTGCGGCTCGTTTAGGAACCGGAGAAGCGGAATTATTCTGGAAGATTCGTGATCCTTCCCAAATTTATATCAGACCTAAATACAATTTGGATAAAGCCGGAGTTTCCAAGGAAAAGGTAATGGCTGCGTCTCTTGAAGTGCTCAAGACGATGCCGGGAGTTTTGACGGCTATTTCCGCTGACGAGCTCCAAAAATTAGATCCGCCTTCTAAAAATGATTCGGAGCAGTATTCGATTAAAGAACGCTTGAGACTCAGTTATGTTCCCGGTCGATCAGGAGATATCTTAGTCGCGTTCAAAGAATATACGGCAATCGGAGATACGGATAAATTCGAATACCTAGTACATCATGGAAGTCCTCACGATTACGATCGGAAAGTTCCGTTGATATTTTTAGGTCCTTGGACGGCAAAGAAAGTTTCGAAACCGACGAAGATCGTCGATCTTGCACCCACCCTCGCCAAATATTTAGGCTTAAAACAAGTCGGCAAAGTGGACGGACAAATACTGCCCTTGGAATGA
- a CDS encoding pentapeptide repeat-containing protein — MKAMDFDKYKEINDQRLNYREMEDATVVSNYRNVGCGDGYRIYLKIDENRVVSDASYTTTGCGFGIVALAMATEIAKGKSIDELKSITPEDVEKLFEFPERRKNYPESAVAALRQAVQDFENGSGVPKERRITASKAKDLLKQNGTLKEEDLSSIILEKEDFHGVDFSGANLNNAFLTNCNFEGANFEGARLRGAFLNSANLKGANFRGADLRWAKLAGAKIDGADFTDAVYDIGTRVDQAQIHIFSSMKKEGKGVYMEKDEAGR, encoded by the coding sequence ATGAAGGCGATGGATTTTGACAAATACAAGGAAATCAACGACCAAAGACTGAACTATAGGGAAATGGAAGATGCAACAGTCGTCTCCAATTACCGAAACGTAGGTTGTGGAGACGGCTACAGAATCTATCTTAAAATCGACGAAAATCGAGTCGTTTCGGACGCAAGTTACACTACGACCGGATGCGGTTTCGGTATCGTAGCCTTGGCTATGGCGACCGAAATTGCCAAAGGCAAATCAATCGACGAACTTAAATCGATCACACCGGAAGACGTAGAGAAGCTTTTCGAATTCCCGGAACGACGTAAAAATTATCCCGAATCCGCAGTAGCGGCACTCCGACAAGCCGTCCAAGATTTTGAAAACGGTTCCGGTGTTCCGAAAGAAAGAAGGATCACGGCTTCCAAAGCAAAAGATCTATTGAAGCAAAACGGAACTCTAAAAGAGGAAGACCTATCTTCGATCATTTTGGAAAAGGAAGATTTCCACGGAGTGGATTTTTCCGGAGCTAACTTAAATAACGCATTTTTAACCAACTGTAATTTCGAAGGCGCGAATTTCGAAGGCGCTCGTCTGAGAGGAGCCTTCCTCAACTCCGCGAATCTCAAAGGTGCAAATTTTCGAGGGGCCGATTTGAGATGGGCCAAGCTTGCCGGTGCCAAAATCGATGGAGCGGATTTTACCGACGCGGTATACGATATCGGTACTCGAGTCGACCAAGCGCAGATTCACATTTTTTCTTCCATGAAAAAGGAAGGAAAAGGCGTGTATATGGAGAAGGATGAAGCCGGGAGATAA
- a CDS encoding helix-turn-helix domain-containing protein, translating into MRIEGLYKHFLYTPTNFLPVWEESDGLLGLLPKETILMELADLSVADREFTRIPEEYLIREIPESLLGYFQKQRTIPVLNSFGERKEDWDKPRLMAELSRSSWVAKGAEKPAQQSPELQAEDRTKQSQWFMEVILQNFPDGLLATDLDGHAVFYNETFEKDILTRKWFRDSILYAEKLLKEMSKDLLGNYLKTHELRLDEGKISVQTFVQDLDSLVRVSVLRQKGKPLGYLYHFSPIRAKLNSQDEDGMEFPSVTEAFGQKLPLETMLKEVEGSYIYHTLKRNQENVSHAALDLGVPRTTLQNRIKFLDLGARFKLNKDQPIPRKKTGKSVPSRKPQTSPKSLPLETKPKIAAKKKQSVPKKKTSSKKKAKGK; encoded by the coding sequence ATGAGAATCGAAGGTCTCTATAAACATTTTTTATACACTCCGACGAACTTTCTTCCCGTTTGGGAGGAAAGCGACGGTTTGCTAGGCCTTCTTCCTAAGGAAACGATTCTCATGGAGCTAGCCGACCTGAGCGTAGCGGATCGCGAATTTACCAGAATTCCGGAAGAATACCTGATCCGCGAAATACCGGAAAGCCTTCTCGGGTACTTTCAAAAACAGAGAACGATTCCCGTTTTAAATTCATTCGGAGAAAGAAAGGAGGATTGGGATAAGCCTCGTCTGATGGCCGAGCTGAGTCGTTCTTCTTGGGTGGCAAAGGGAGCGGAAAAGCCCGCTCAGCAAAGCCCTGAATTACAAGCAGAAGATCGGACAAAGCAAAGCCAGTGGTTTATGGAAGTAATCCTGCAAAATTTCCCGGACGGTTTGCTTGCGACGGATTTGGACGGACACGCGGTTTTCTATAATGAGACTTTTGAAAAAGACATTCTTACTCGGAAATGGTTTCGAGACAGCATTCTTTACGCGGAGAAACTCTTAAAGGAAATGTCCAAGGATCTTCTGGGAAACTATCTTAAGACGCACGAACTACGTCTGGATGAGGGAAAGATTTCCGTTCAAACATTTGTGCAAGATTTGGACTCTTTGGTAAGAGTATCCGTATTACGGCAAAAAGGAAAACCCTTGGGTTACCTGTATCATTTCTCGCCTATTCGAGCCAAGCTTAACTCCCAAGACGAAGATGGCATGGAATTTCCGTCGGTGACAGAAGCATTCGGTCAAAAACTTCCGCTAGAGACGATGTTAAAGGAAGTAGAGGGAAGCTACATATACCATACGTTAAAGCGAAATCAAGAAAACGTTTCTCATGCGGCCTTAGACCTTGGGGTGCCAAGAACGACCTTACAAAACAGAATCAAGTTTTTGGATTTGGGGGCTCGATTTAAATTGAACAAGGATCAACCGATTCCGAGAAAGAAAACAGGCAAATCGGTTCCTTCTAGGAAGCCCCAGACTTCTCCCAAATCCCTTCCTTTAGAAACGAAACCCAAAATCGCAGCGAAGAAGAAGCAATCCGTTCCAAAAAAGAAAACATCTTCCAAAAAAAAGGCCAAGGGAAAATAA
- the rho gene encoding transcription termination factor Rho, producing the protein MANPRRDSKPKLNTDNQNDYHEDEPSFPEDDPETAEIRSRKRRRGAYDGPSPAPIDLVALKKTSISELIEVAKDLGVENTGGLKKQNLIFAILQAQAERDGQVHAAGVMERLPDGYGFLRSPDYNYVPGPDDIYVSPSQIKLFGLRTGDTVEGQIRPPKESERFFAMLRVETVNGYTPDIASKRALFDNLTPLYPNERLRMEHDPSQLDTRIVDLMCPIGKGQRALIVAPPRTGKTILMQNVANAITRNHPEVTLIVLLIDERPEEVTDMARNVRGEVVSSTFDEPATRHVQVAEMVIEKAKRLVEHGRDVVILLDSITRLARAYNQVIPTSGKILSGGVDSNALHKPKRFFGAARNIEEGGSLTIIATALVDTGSKMDEVIFEEFKGTGNMEIHLDRKLSDKRIFPAIDINKSGTRKEELLLPKEILQKVFVLRKVLSPMSITESMELLLEKMRQSKTNEAFLASMNA; encoded by the coding sequence ATGGCTAACCCAAGAAGAGACTCTAAGCCCAAACTCAATACAGACAATCAAAACGATTATCACGAAGACGAACCAAGTTTCCCGGAAGATGATCCCGAAACTGCCGAGATCCGTTCTAGAAAGCGTCGGAGAGGTGCATATGACGGACCTAGCCCCGCTCCGATTGATCTGGTCGCTTTAAAGAAAACCTCTATTTCCGAATTGATCGAAGTCGCAAAGGATCTCGGTGTTGAAAATACCGGGGGACTCAAAAAGCAGAATCTGATTTTTGCCATTCTCCAAGCTCAGGCCGAGCGAGACGGACAAGTTCATGCTGCCGGAGTCATGGAGCGACTTCCCGACGGTTACGGCTTTCTTCGTTCGCCGGATTATAACTATGTTCCGGGTCCGGACGATATTTATGTGTCTCCGTCCCAAATCAAATTATTCGGCCTTCGAACCGGCGATACGGTAGAAGGTCAGATTCGTCCTCCTAAGGAGTCGGAAAGATTCTTTGCGATGCTCCGCGTGGAAACCGTTAACGGTTACACTCCCGATATCGCTAGCAAAAGAGCGCTTTTTGATAACCTAACTCCTTTATATCCGAACGAAAGATTGAGAATGGAGCACGATCCTTCCCAATTAGATACTCGCATCGTCGATTTGATGTGCCCGATCGGAAAAGGTCAGAGGGCCTTGATTGTCGCTCCTCCTAGGACCGGTAAAACGATCTTGATGCAAAACGTTGCGAATGCGATCACTCGTAATCATCCGGAAGTCACCTTAATCGTTCTTTTGATCGATGAACGTCCTGAAGAAGTGACCGACATGGCCCGAAATGTTCGGGGAGAAGTGGTGAGTTCCACCTTCGACGAACCTGCAACGCGTCACGTTCAGGTCGCCGAGATGGTAATCGAAAAGGCTAAGCGTCTTGTCGAACATGGAAGAGACGTGGTCATTCTTTTGGATTCGATCACTCGATTGGCTCGAGCCTATAACCAGGTGATTCCGACTTCCGGGAAAATTCTTTCGGGAGGCGTGGACTCTAATGCTCTTCATAAACCGAAACGATTCTTCGGCGCTGCCAGAAATATAGAAGAAGGCGGTTCGCTCACCATTATCGCGACCGCGCTCGTCGATACCGGATCCAAAATGGACGAAGTGATTTTTGAAGAATTCAAAGGAACCGGCAATATGGAAATCCATCTGGACCGGAAACTTTCGGACAAACGGATCTTTCCGGCAATTGACATAAACAAATCGGGAACCCGGAAAGAGGAGCTGCTTTTGCCGAAGGAGATCCTTCAGAAGGTCTTTGTTCTCCGAAAAGTACTTTCTCCCATGAGTATCACGGAAAGCATGGAATTATTGCTAGAAAAAATGCGGCAATCAAAAACAAATGAAGCCTTTTTGGCCAGCATGAACGCCTAA
- a CDS encoding SRPBCC family protein, producing the protein MKAFRITILGLVALALVLIVVGLLLPSSGSVSRSIVIKAPPEEIFAYVANFKKGWGQWSDFDYEDPEIKYSYSGPEEGVGASRTWISKKMGNGSQKIIKADKRLGVEFELAMQDTNFSIVGKFSFEPESSGTKVTWTDSWDSGYHLGFRYMALLMDKMMGPTFERSLSALKEKAESQERK; encoded by the coding sequence ATGAAGGCATTCAGAATCACAATACTAGGTTTAGTCGCTTTAGCTCTGGTGTTAATCGTAGTCGGCCTACTTTTACCCTCGAGCGGAAGCGTAAGCCGGAGCATCGTAATCAAAGCGCCGCCGGAAGAGATCTTCGCGTACGTTGCGAATTTCAAAAAAGGCTGGGGACAGTGGAGCGATTTTGACTATGAAGATCCCGAAATTAAATATTCGTATTCCGGTCCGGAGGAAGGTGTTGGTGCGAGTCGCACCTGGATTTCTAAGAAAATGGGAAACGGTTCTCAAAAAATCATCAAGGCCGACAAACGCTTAGGCGTCGAATTCGAACTCGCGATGCAAGATACGAATTTTTCCATAGTCGGAAAATTTTCCTTCGAACCTGAATCGAGCGGAACAAAAGTAACATGGACGGACTCTTGGGATTCAGGTTATCACCTCGGCTTCCGTTATATGGCATTGTTAATGGACAAAATGATGGGTCCAACTTTCGAACGTAGCCTCAGCGCTCTAAAGGAAAAAGCGGAATCGCAGGAACGCAAATAG
- the rpmE gene encoding 50S ribosomal protein L31, protein MKTGIHPKYAEAKIRCACGAVYETRTTVGDIHVEICSACHPYFTGKSKVLDTAGRVDKFKKKYKMK, encoded by the coding sequence ATGAAAACTGGTATTCATCCAAAATACGCAGAAGCTAAGATCCGTTGCGCATGCGGAGCGGTTTACGAGACTCGTACTACGGTGGGAGATATTCATGTGGAGATTTGCTCTGCATGCCATCCTTACTTTACCGGTAAATCCAAAGTTCTGGATACGGCTGGTCGCGTAGACAAATTCAAGAAAAAATATAAGATGAAGTAA
- a CDS encoding esterase/lipase family protein — MRFSFIFNFYPRLILLIGFLLLDCATYTTKNYSKYEHENLVRLNAVNYEGLSELTVRFLKSNDLFESYREYPRVVIYDLDNRLIATKSRNLSYYLAELCYRSGSSLDSEDPMFARMFASALVYSYTYLFDSHGIPEPDPYSLEFRFALETYNRSLEQLVRFAKRNRKLANMTDLNLPLIRGTLTMVNVKVETAWTPKSFLQVEVASDYKVTGFSNHISKYGIGAPLILVRKHPELESPERRKYEFIAGVGQAYPGTAFLSLEESYLENRNLDLKATIHLYDPVYRDRIKFSGLDLPMESDTTTPLAYMLSIAQKSDSLWATFDGETGRERRGLYFVYPYRSDKIPVVFVHGLASSPFIWFPMINELLSDPQIKERYQFWVYWYPTGSPISLSGAEFRETLYDLRKVYDPKKEHKAFDKMVLVGHSMGGILSKMMVTRSRKEDWMQAAKVDSSKFVSLPDDLKKEMIRFFDYDPVPFVKRVIFIATPHKGSTLAEGFLGAVARLLFVLPKGVATNMGKVFRFLTLEKTEDSFVPETYGVDSLSPQSIFIKVTGNARPQVKFHSIIGNSRLRDLDWINDSVVSYDSSHIDGAESELLVPSEHSVQNHIPTFLEVKRILIEHRSK; from the coding sequence ATGCGATTCTCTTTCATTTTTAATTTTTATCCACGATTAATTCTTCTTATAGGATTTTTGCTCCTCGATTGCGCCACATACACGACTAAGAATTACTCCAAATACGAACATGAGAATTTAGTTCGCTTAAACGCGGTCAATTACGAAGGATTAAGCGAACTGACTGTTCGGTTTCTGAAAAGCAACGACCTGTTCGAAAGTTATCGGGAATATCCAAGAGTCGTTATTTATGATTTGGACAATCGTCTTATCGCAACCAAGTCTAGAAACTTATCCTATTATTTGGCCGAGCTCTGCTATCGTTCCGGATCATCCTTGGATTCCGAGGATCCGATGTTCGCCAGGATGTTCGCTTCCGCGCTCGTTTATTCTTATACGTATCTATTCGATTCTCACGGCATTCCGGAGCCTGATCCTTATTCACTTGAATTCAGATTCGCGTTAGAAACTTATAATCGCTCCTTGGAACAACTGGTTCGTTTCGCTAAACGGAATCGTAAATTGGCGAACATGACCGATTTGAACCTGCCTTTAATACGCGGAACTCTCACGATGGTGAACGTGAAAGTCGAAACTGCCTGGACTCCTAAAAGTTTTCTTCAAGTGGAAGTCGCGTCCGATTATAAAGTCACGGGATTTTCGAACCATATCAGTAAATACGGAATCGGAGCGCCTTTGATACTCGTTCGTAAGCATCCGGAACTGGAGTCTCCGGAGCGTAGGAAATACGAATTTATCGCCGGAGTAGGTCAGGCATATCCCGGAACCGCTTTCTTAAGTTTAGAAGAATCATATTTAGAAAACCGGAATCTAGACCTTAAGGCAACCATACATCTATACGATCCGGTTTATCGGGACAGAATTAAGTTTTCCGGATTGGACCTTCCGATGGAAAGCGATACGACGACCCCTCTGGCATATATGCTTTCGATCGCTCAAAAAAGCGATAGTCTATGGGCGACATTTGACGGGGAAACCGGACGAGAAAGAAGAGGATTGTATTTCGTTTATCCGTATCGATCGGATAAGATTCCTGTCGTATTCGTTCACGGTCTGGCTTCTTCTCCTTTTATTTGGTTCCCGATGATAAACGAATTACTTTCCGATCCGCAGATTAAGGAACGATATCAATTTTGGGTGTATTGGTATCCGACCGGGAGTCCGATATCGTTGTCGGGAGCCGAGTTTAGAGAAACTTTATACGATTTAAGAAAAGTTTACGATCCTAAAAAAGAGCATAAAGCTTTTGACAAAATGGTTCTAGTAGGTCATAGCATGGGCGGAATTTTGTCAAAAATGATGGTGACTCGTAGTAGAAAAGAAGATTGGATGCAGGCGGCAAAAGTCGATTCGTCAAAATTCGTTTCGCTTCCCGACGATCTGAAGAAGGAGATGATCCGATTTTTCGACTATGATCCGGTCCCTTTCGTAAAGAGAGTTATTTTTATCGCGACTCCGCATAAGGGATCCACATTGGCCGAGGGGTTTTTAGGCGCGGTGGCGAGATTATTGTTCGTTCTACCTAAAGGTGTCGCTACGAACATGGGAAAGGTATTTCGATTTTTAACGTTAGAAAAAACCGAAGACTCTTTCGTTCCGGAAACGTACGGAGTCGATAGTCTTTCTCCGCAGAGTATTTTCATAAAAGTCACCGGAAATGCCAGACCGCAAGTGAAGTTTCATTCGATTATCGGAAACTCAAGATTGCGGGATTTGGATTGGATCAACGATTCGGTGGTTTCTTACGATAGCTCGCATATCGACGGCGCTGAATCCGAATTGCTGGTTCCATCGGAACATTCCGTTCAAAATCATATCCCTACGTTTTTAGAAGTAAAACGAATTCTTATAGAACACCGATCCAAGTAA
- the ispG gene encoding (E)-4-hydroxy-3-methylbut-2-enyl-diphosphate synthase, which produces MNFRYNHSPFSYKRRRTREVKVGDIGVGGDNPVRIQSMITADTRDTENSVRQILELEEAGCEIVRLTVPSQPDADNLPNIRKELKRTGSKVPLVADIHFTPSVAMKSVEWVEKVRVNPGNFADKKKFAVRDYSDSEYDEELERIAEVFSPLVSRCKELGVSMRIGTNHGSLSDRIMNRYGDTPMGMVESAIEFIRIAEAIGYKDIIVSMKASNPQVMIQAYRLLCSRFLELQMDYPLHLGVTEAGDGKDGRIKSAIGIGSLLEDGLGDTIRVSLTEDPIHEIPVARYLAETYNTKIFPEASGISYSEFRNPYTYQRFYSKPIRVSSAEIGESHPVRIESVLNFSSPGEFSNTLTSLKNFARNRSLEVEFVSVPFPSDSNRREELLEISKSSALPIGVILEQHELLFANDLEDLKPFPKITIDPFYHFQNIDALTDFLKLREGRGLTELSVQSYQIESLNGLPEVFKENGIESIAFSLRTPHILHDYRKLARILSDSDYPIVLAGEFESLDAALFESSIGIGGLLVDGIGDLLRIRIADSDPESVLQLGFDLLQATRLRLTKTEYISCPSCGRTLFDLQTTTARIKARTGHLKGVKIAVMGCIVNGPGEMADADFGYVGAGPGKVHLYKGKEIVLKNVPSEEADEKLVQLIKESGMWIEQESVETI; this is translated from the coding sequence ATGAATTTCCGATACAATCATTCCCCTTTTTCCTATAAACGTCGTCGTACCCGGGAAGTGAAAGTCGGAGACATAGGGGTCGGAGGCGATAACCCCGTTCGAATCCAATCCATGATTACCGCCGATACGCGAGATACGGAGAATTCGGTACGTCAGATATTGGAGTTGGAGGAAGCAGGCTGTGAAATCGTAAGATTGACGGTTCCGTCGCAGCCGGATGCGGATAATCTACCGAATATTAGAAAAGAATTAAAACGTACAGGGAGTAAAGTGCCTCTGGTCGCGGACATTCATTTTACTCCTAGCGTTGCGATGAAGTCCGTGGAATGGGTCGAAAAGGTTCGAGTTAATCCCGGAAATTTTGCGGACAAAAAAAAATTCGCAGTTCGAGATTATTCCGATTCGGAATACGATGAAGAGCTGGAACGAATAGCGGAAGTATTTTCTCCGTTGGTTTCCCGTTGTAAGGAGCTAGGAGTTTCCATGCGAATCGGAACCAATCATGGCTCCCTTTCCGACAGAATCATGAATCGCTACGGCGATACTCCGATGGGAATGGTGGAATCGGCGATCGAGTTTATCCGCATCGCAGAAGCGATCGGTTATAAGGATATCATCGTAAGCATGAAGGCTTCGAATCCCCAGGTGATGATCCAGGCTTATCGACTTCTCTGCAGCAGGTTTTTGGAATTGCAAATGGATTATCCCCTCCACCTAGGAGTGACCGAAGCGGGAGACGGGAAAGACGGCAGAATTAAGTCCGCAATCGGAATTGGATCCCTATTGGAAGATGGACTCGGAGATACGATTCGAGTTTCCCTAACCGAAGACCCGATCCACGAAATTCCCGTGGCCCGTTATCTTGCGGAAACGTACAATACGAAAATATTTCCGGAAGCAAGCGGCATTTCCTATTCGGAATTTAGAAACCCTTATACATACCAACGGTTCTATAGTAAACCGATTCGAGTTTCGAGCGCAGAAATCGGCGAGAGTCATCCGGTTCGTATCGAATCCGTTTTGAATTTTTCCTCTCCGGGAGAATTTTCGAATACTCTTACTTCGCTTAAAAATTTCGCAAGAAATAGATCTTTGGAAGTGGAATTCGTTTCGGTTCCGTTTCCTTCCGATTCGAATCGAAGGGAAGAACTCCTCGAAATTTCCAAATCGTCCGCCCTTCCGATAGGAGTCATTCTGGAGCAACACGAATTATTATTCGCGAATGATTTAGAGGATTTAAAACCGTTTCCTAAAATCACGATCGATCCATTCTATCATTTTCAGAATATCGACGCTCTAACGGATTTTCTGAAGCTAAGGGAAGGTCGCGGGTTAACCGAACTCTCCGTTCAATCCTATCAGATCGAAAGCCTGAACGGGCTCCCGGAAGTATTTAAAGAAAACGGAATAGAATCCATCGCTTTCTCTCTTCGGACGCCTCATATCCTTCACGATTATCGGAAGCTGGCAAGAATCCTGAGCGACTCAGACTATCCGATCGTCCTCGCCGGAGAATTTGAAAGTCTCGACGCGGCATTATTCGAGTCTTCCATCGGCATCGGCGGCTTGCTGGTTGACGGAATCGGTGATCTGCTGAGAATTCGAATCGCAGATTCGGATCCGGAATCGGTGCTGCAACTCGGATTCGATCTTCTTCAGGCGACAAGACTCAGACTTACAAAAACTGAATATATTTCCTGCCCTTCTTGCGGTCGTACTCTATTCGATCTGCAGACGACCACGGCAAGAATCAAGGCTAGAACCGGACATCTCAAGGGCGTCAAAATCGCGGTGATGGGTTGCATCGTGAACGGTCCCGGAGAAATGGCGGATGCCGACTTCGGATACGTCGGTGCAGGACCGGGAAAAGTGCATTTGTACAAAGGAAAAGAAATCGTCTTAAAAAATGTTCCTTCGGAAGAAGCCGACGAAAAACTCGTTCAACTCATTAAGGAATCCGGAATGTGGATCGAGCAGGAATCGGTCGAAACGATTTAA